In Candidatus Caccoplasma merdavium, a single window of DNA contains:
- the rpoC gene encoding DNA-directed RNA polymerase subunit beta', translating to MAFKKDNKVKSNFSKITIGLASPEEILEQSSGEVLKPETINYRTYKPERDGLFCERIFGPVKDYECHCGKYKRIRYKGIVCDRCGVEVTEKKVRRERMGHIQLVVPVAHIWYFRSLPNKIGYLLGLPSKKLDAVIYYERYIVIQPGVKDDLATYDLLSEEEYLNVLDTLPKDNQLLEDTDPNKFIAKMGAEAIYDLLVRLDLDELSYKLRDTANKDGSQQRKNEALKRLQVVESFRASRNRNRPEWMILKVIPVIPPELRPLVPLDGGRFATSDLNDLYRRVIIRNNRLKRLMEIKAPEVILRNEKRMLQEAVDSLLDNSRKSSAVKTDANRPLKSLSDSLKGKQGRFRQNLLGKRVDYSARSVIVVGPELKMYECGLPKNMAAELYKPFVIRKLIERGIVKTVKSAKKIVDRKDPVVWDILEYVMKGHPVLLNRAPTLHRLGIQAFQPKMIEGKAIQLHPLACTAFNADFDGDQMAVHLPLGNEAILEAQMLMLGAHNILNPANGAPITVPSQDMVLGLYYITKLRPGSKGEGLIFYGPEEAEIAYNEGRVTLHAPVKVRVQDLDENGNQIEVLRDTSVGRILVNEFVPKEVGYINEILTKKSLRTIIGNVIKVCGVIRAAQFLDDIKNLGYKMAFKGGLSFNLADVIIPAEKEALVNEGYANVEQIMANYNMGFITYNERYNQIIDTWTHVNSKLSDILMKQLSSDNQGFNSVFMMLDSGARGSKEQIRQLSGMRGLMAKPQKSGAEGGQIIENPILANFKEGLSVLEYFISTHGARKGLADTALKTADAGYLTRRLVDVAHDVIIHEEDCGTLRGLVCTELKNNEEVVASLSERILGRVSVHDVQHPLTGEILVHSGEEITEEIAKKIEESPIERVEIRSVLTCESKHGVCAKCYGRNLATNRMVQKGEAVGVIAAQSIGEPGTQLTLRTFHVGGIASNIAAVSNVTSRYDGILEIDELRTVESEDETGKKVQIVVGRLAEMRIIDPNTKIVLTNTNIPYGSKLYFNSGDMLKKGDVVCEWDPFNAVIVSEATGKVRFDNVVEGVTYKVESDEQTGLREKIIIESKDRTRVPVAQILDESGEVIRSYNLPMGAHLMIDEGQDIKSGQVFVKIPRAVGKAGDITGGLPRVTELFEARNPSNPAVVSEIDGEVTFGKVKRGNREITVTSKTGEVKKYLVPLSKQILVQENDYVRAGTPLSDGAITPSDILAIKGPTAVQEYIVNEVQDVYRLQGVKINDKHFEVIVRQMMRKVTILDPGDTRFLEQQIVDKHEFMDENDRIWGKKVVLDAGDSQVMKPGQIVTARKLRDENSMLKRRDLRLVEVRDAVPATSEQILQGITRAALQTSSFMSAASFQETTKVLNEAAINGKVDTLEGMKENVICGHLIPAGTGQRDFDRLIVGSKEEFDRAFANRKNVTDM from the coding sequence ATGGCTTTTAAAAAAGACAATAAAGTAAAGAGCAACTTTTCAAAAATCACGATAGGCCTGGCTTCTCCCGAGGAAATCCTCGAACAATCCAGCGGTGAAGTGCTGAAACCCGAAACCATCAACTATCGCACCTACAAGCCCGAGCGCGACGGTCTTTTCTGCGAGCGTATTTTCGGCCCGGTAAAAGACTATGAGTGCCATTGCGGAAAGTACAAACGTATCCGTTATAAAGGCATCGTGTGCGACCGTTGCGGTGTCGAGGTGACCGAGAAGAAAGTGCGTCGTGAGCGCATGGGTCACATACAGCTTGTCGTGCCGGTGGCACACATTTGGTATTTCCGTTCGTTGCCCAACAAAATCGGTTATCTCCTGGGGCTTCCCTCGAAGAAGCTCGATGCCGTTATCTATTACGAACGCTATATCGTGATACAACCCGGTGTGAAAGACGACTTGGCCACTTATGACCTCCTTTCGGAAGAAGAGTATCTCAATGTGCTCGACACGCTTCCCAAGGACAACCAGTTGCTCGAAGATACCGACCCCAACAAGTTCATCGCCAAGATGGGCGCCGAGGCTATCTATGATCTCCTGGTGCGTCTCGACCTCGATGAGCTTTCTTATAAATTGCGCGACACCGCCAACAAGGACGGTTCGCAACAACGCAAGAACGAGGCTCTCAAACGCCTGCAAGTCGTGGAGTCGTTCCGCGCTTCGCGCAATCGCAACCGTCCCGAGTGGATGATTCTCAAAGTCATTCCCGTGATACCTCCCGAGTTGCGTCCTCTCGTGCCCCTCGATGGCGGACGTTTTGCCACTTCGGACCTCAACGACCTCTACCGCCGTGTCATCATTCGCAACAACCGTCTCAAACGCTTGATGGAGATAAAGGCGCCCGAGGTGATTCTCCGCAACGAAAAACGTATGTTGCAGGAGGCTGTCGACTCCCTGCTCGACAACTCGCGCAAATCGAGTGCCGTGAAGACCGACGCCAACCGTCCCTTGAAATCCCTTTCCGACAGTTTGAAAGGAAAACAGGGTCGTTTCCGTCAGAACCTCCTCGGTAAACGTGTCGACTACTCCGCCCGTTCGGTTATCGTCGTCGGCCCCGAGCTCAAAATGTATGAATGCGGTCTGCCCAAGAACATGGCAGCCGAGCTCTATAAACCGTTCGTTATCCGCAAACTCATCGAGCGCGGTATCGTGAAAACGGTAAAGTCGGCGAAGAAAATCGTCGACCGCAAAGATCCCGTCGTATGGGATATCCTCGAGTATGTGATGAAAGGACACCCCGTACTCCTCAACCGTGCCCCGACCTTGCACCGTCTCGGTATCCAGGCATTCCAGCCCAAGATGATCGAGGGTAAGGCCATTCAGTTGCACCCGCTCGCATGTACGGCCTTCAACGCCGACTTCGATGGTGACCAGATGGCCGTGCACTTGCCACTCGGCAACGAGGCCATTCTCGAAGCCCAGATGTTGATGCTCGGAGCTCACAATATCCTCAACCCGGCCAACGGTGCGCCTATCACCGTGCCTTCGCAAGACATGGTTTTGGGTCTCTACTACATTACCAAGTTGCGTCCCGGTTCGAAAGGCGAAGGACTTATCTTCTACGGCCCCGAAGAAGCCGAAATCGCATACAACGAAGGCCGCGTTACCTTGCATGCTCCTGTGAAGGTGCGTGTGCAGGACCTCGACGAGAACGGCAATCAAATCGAAGTGTTGCGCGATACCTCGGTGGGTCGTATCCTCGTCAACGAGTTCGTGCCCAAAGAGGTGGGTTACATCAACGAGATTCTCACCAAGAAGTCGTTGCGTACCATCATCGGTAACGTCATCAAGGTGTGTGGCGTGATTCGTGCCGCCCAATTCCTCGACGACATCAAGAACCTCGGTTACAAGATGGCTTTCAAGGGCGGTCTGTCGTTCAACTTGGCCGATGTGATTATCCCGGCCGAGAAAGAGGCGCTCGTCAACGAAGGATATGCCAACGTGGAGCAGATCATGGCCAACTACAACATGGGCTTCATTACCTACAACGAACGTTACAACCAGATTATCGATACTTGGACGCACGTCAACTCGAAACTCTCCGACATTCTCATGAAACAGTTGTCGTCCGACAACCAGGGATTCAACTCCGTATTCATGATGCTCGACTCGGGAGCCCGTGGTTCGAAGGAGCAGATTCGTCAGCTCTCGGGTATGCGTGGTCTGATGGCCAAGCCTCAGAAATCAGGTGCCGAAGGCGGTCAGATTATCGAGAACCCTATTTTGGCAAACTTCAAGGAGGGACTTTCGGTGTTGGAATACTTCATCTCTACCCACGGTGCCCGTAAAGGTCTTGCCGATACGGCCTTGAAGACGGCCGACGCCGGATACCTCACCCGTCGTCTCGTCGATGTGGCCCACGATGTGATTATCCACGAAGAAGACTGCGGCACGTTGCGTGGTCTCGTATGCACCGAACTCAAAAACAACGAAGAGGTTGTCGCTTCGCTTTCGGAGCGTATCCTCGGCCGTGTTTCGGTGCACGATGTGCAACACCCCCTCACGGGCGAAATCCTCGTTCACTCGGGCGAAGAAATCACCGAAGAGATTGCCAAGAAAATCGAGGAGTCGCCTATCGAGCGCGTCGAAATCCGTTCGGTGCTCACCTGCGAGTCGAAACACGGTGTCTGCGCCAAATGTTATGGCCGCAACCTGGCTACCAACCGCATGGTTCAGAAAGGCGAAGCCGTGGGCGTCATTGCCGCCCAGTCCATTGGTGAACCCGGTACCCAGCTGACCCTGCGAACCTTCCACGTCGGTGGTATCGCATCGAACATCGCCGCTGTTTCCAATGTTACTTCACGTTATGACGGTATTCTCGAAATCGATGAACTTCGTACCGTAGAAAGTGAAGATGAAACAGGAAAGAAGGTGCAGATTGTTGTCGGCCGTCTGGCAGAGATGCGTATCATCGACCCCAACACCAAGATTGTTCTTACCAATACCAATATACCCTACGGTTCGAAGCTTTATTTCAATAGCGGCGATATGCTCAAAAAGGGCGATGTCGTCTGCGAATGGGACCCTTTCAATGCCGTTATCGTTTCCGAAGCTACCGGTAAGGTGCGTTTCGATAATGTAGTCGAAGGTGTTACCTATAAAGTGGAATCGGACGAGCAGACCGGTCTTCGTGAGAAAATCATCATAGAGTCGAAAGACCGTACCCGTGTGCCTGTTGCCCAAATTCTCGATGAGAGCGGTGAAGTGATTCGCAGCTACAACTTGCCTATGGGTGCCCACTTGATGATTGACGAAGGTCAGGACATCAAGAGTGGTCAGGTCTTTGTGAAGATTCCTCGTGCCGTGGGTAAAGCCGGCGATATTACCGGTGGTCTGCCTCGTGTTACCGAGCTCTTTGAAGCCCGTAACCCGTCGAATCCCGCAGTTGTTTCTGAAATCGACGGTGAAGTCACCTTCGGTAAGGTAAAACGCGGTAACCGTGAAATTACGGTTACTTCGAAGACCGGCGAAGTGAAGAAATATCTCGTGCCGCTGTCGAAGCAGATTCTTGTGCAGGAAAACGATTATGTGCGTGCCGGCACGCCGCTCTCCGACGGAGCCATCACTCCCTCGGATATCTTGGCCATCAAGGGCCCGACAGCCGTACAGGAATACATCGTCAACGAGGTACAAGACGTTTACCGCTTGCAAGGTGTGAAAATCAACGACAAGCACTTCGAGGTTATTGTGCGTCAGATGATGCGCAAGGTCACCATTCTCGACCCGGGTGATACCCGCTTCCTCGAACAGCAAATCGTCGACAAGCACGAATTCATGGACGAAAACGACCGCATCTGGGGCAAGAAAGTCGTCCTCGATGCCGGTGATTCGCAAGTCATGAAACCCGGACAAATCGTTACCGCCCGCAAGTTGCGCGACGAGAACTCGATGCTCAAACGTCGCGACCTCCGTCTCGTCGAAGTGCGTGATGCCGTGCCGGCTACATCGGAGCAGATACTGCAAGGTATCACCCGTGCCGCGTTGCAGACGTCGAGCTTCATGTCGGCTGCTTCATTCCAGGAGACGACCAAAGTCCTCAACGAGGCTGCCATCAACGGCAAGGTCGATACGCTCGAAGGCATGAAGGAGAATGTCATCTGCGGACACTTGATTCCCGCCGGTACCGGACAACGCGATTTCGACCGTCTCATCGTCGGCTCGAAAGAAGAGTTCGACCGCGCATTTGCCAACCGCAAGAATGTCACAGACATGTAA
- a CDS encoding DMT family transporter, with amino-acid sequence MTPQAKGTICGIIAAVSYGTNPLGALYLYRVGLNTDSVLFYRYTLAALLLMLLMKVQKISFAVSWRELSIIGGLGILFAASSITLFSSFHYMDAGVASTLLFVYPIMVALIMALFFHEKITLSTTLSIILALSGIAMLYQGDGNEVLSTVGIVLVMASSLSYALYIIVVNRSGLRMSSIKLTFYVLLFCILTIVLHSLTGESHHLQPLTTPYMWFFACLLAILPTVVSLVTMSVAVRIIGSTPTAILGALEPLTAVAIGVTLFDEPFTARLAWGILLILSGVILIIMGKSLGVRQLRLLIGRIRQFLTSAFGPK; translated from the coding sequence ATGACACCTCAGGCCAAAGGCACAATATGCGGCATCATAGCCGCCGTCAGCTACGGCACCAATCCGCTCGGAGCCCTCTACCTCTATCGTGTGGGGCTCAATACCGACTCGGTGCTCTTCTACCGCTATACACTGGCGGCACTCTTGCTCATGTTGCTCATGAAGGTTCAAAAAATATCGTTTGCCGTCAGCTGGCGGGAATTGTCGATTATCGGCGGACTGGGCATTCTCTTTGCGGCCTCGTCGATCACGCTGTTCAGCAGTTTCCACTACATGGACGCCGGCGTTGCCTCAACGCTGCTCTTTGTCTACCCCATCATGGTGGCACTCATCATGGCGCTATTTTTCCATGAAAAAATCACCCTGTCGACCACCCTCTCCATCATATTGGCTCTAAGCGGCATCGCCATGCTCTACCAGGGCGACGGCAACGAAGTGCTCAGTACCGTGGGCATCGTACTGGTCATGGCCTCGTCTCTCTCCTACGCCCTATACATCATCGTCGTCAACCGCTCGGGACTGCGCATGTCGTCGATAAAACTCACCTTCTATGTGCTGCTCTTCTGCATTCTCACCATCGTCTTGCACTCCCTGACCGGCGAGAGCCACCATTTGCAGCCGCTTACCACCCCCTATATGTGGTTCTTCGCCTGCCTGTTGGCCATTCTCCCCACGGTCGTCTCCCTGGTCACCATGTCGGTGGCCGTGCGCATCATCGGGTCGACCCCCACCGCCATACTGGGAGCCCTCGAACCGCTCACGGCAGTAGCCATCGGAGTGACCCTCTTCGATGAACCGTTCACGGCGCGACTGGCTTGGGGAATCCTGCTCATACTCTCGGGAGTAATCCTCATCATCATGGGCAAGTCGCTGGGAGTGCGACAGCTGCGCCTTCTTATCGGTCGGATACGGCAATTTCTCACATCGGCCTTCGGCCCGAAATAA
- the trpS gene encoding tryptophan--tRNA ligase: MREIVVSGIRSTGNLHLGNYYGALRNFVKMQHENDCFFFIADLHSLTTHPDPKMLSVNVKSILAEYLAAGLDPEACSLFIQSDVPEVSELYLLLNMHAYIGELERTASFKDKVRKQPENVNAGLLTYPTLMAADIIIHKATKVPVGKDQEQHLEMTRRFARRFNTIYGVEYFPEPTSYNFGEESVKIPGLDGSGKMGKSEGNCIYLIDDEKTLRKKVMRAVTDEGPQTPNAPKSEPVENLFTIMKIVSSPDTLAYFEEKYNNCEIRYGDMKKQLAEDILKVTTPIRERIAEIKSNDAYLRKVIAQGAEKARESASKTIAEVKEIMGIHYF, from the coding sequence ATGAGAGAAATCGTCGTCAGCGGAATCCGCTCGACCGGGAACCTGCACCTGGGCAACTATTACGGCGCACTGCGCAACTTTGTGAAAATGCAACACGAGAACGACTGCTTCTTCTTCATCGCCGACCTGCACTCCCTTACCACACACCCCGACCCCAAAATGTTGTCGGTAAACGTAAAAAGCATACTGGCCGAATACCTGGCTGCCGGGCTCGACCCCGAAGCCTGTTCGCTCTTCATACAAAGCGACGTTCCCGAAGTCTCGGAACTCTACCTGCTGCTCAACATGCATGCCTACATCGGCGAGCTCGAACGCACCGCCTCGTTCAAAGACAAGGTGCGCAAACAGCCCGAGAACGTAAACGCCGGCTTGCTCACCTACCCCACCCTCATGGCAGCCGACATCATCATACACAAGGCCACCAAGGTGCCTGTGGGCAAGGACCAGGAACAACACCTCGAAATGACGCGTCGTTTCGCCCGTCGCTTCAACACGATATACGGCGTGGAATATTTTCCCGAACCGACCAGCTACAACTTCGGCGAAGAGTCGGTCAAAATCCCGGGTCTTGACGGCAGCGGCAAGATGGGCAAGTCCGAGGGTAACTGCATCTACCTTATCGACGACGAGAAGACCTTGCGCAAAAAGGTGATGCGCGCCGTGACCGACGAAGGCCCCCAAACGCCCAACGCTCCCAAATCGGAACCGGTAGAAAACCTCTTTACCATCATGAAAATCGTCTCATCGCCCGACACGCTCGCCTATTTCGAGGAGAAATACAACAACTGCGAGATACGCTACGGCGACATGAAGAAACAACTGGCCGAGGACATTCTCAAAGTGACCACCCCCATCAGAGAACGCATTGCCGAAATCAAGAGCAACGATGCCTACCTGCGGAAGGTCATTGCGCAAGGCGCCGAAAAAGCCCGCGAAAGCGCCTCGAAAACCATCGCCGAGGTAAAAGAAATCATGGGAATCCACTACTTCTAA
- a CDS encoding cation transporter, with product MSHDHHHHHHAPEHLNRAFLWGIGLNIAFVIAEAVAGFVFGSLGLLSDAGHNLSDVISLVLALVAFRLAQVKPSHLYTYGYKKSTVLVSLLNAIILLVAVGFIIAECVEKLRHPQPLEGSAIAWIAGIGIVVNGLTAWLFFKDRAHDLNVKGAFLHMAADTLVSIGVLVSGVIIAHTGWYIIDPIIGLIVAFIILLSTWDLLHDSIRLSLDGVPAGIDSEEIARLLLSDPRVVEVHHLHIWAISTTQNALTAHIVVDSFDDTESLKHDLRHLLQEKNIQHATFELERPGEHCHADCC from the coding sequence ATGTCGCACGACCATCATCATCACCATCATGCGCCCGAGCACCTGAACAGGGCCTTTCTTTGGGGCATCGGGCTGAACATAGCCTTTGTCATTGCCGAAGCGGTTGCCGGATTTGTATTCGGCTCGCTGGGGTTGCTCTCCGATGCCGGTCACAACCTGAGCGACGTCATCAGCCTCGTGCTGGCACTTGTCGCCTTCCGCCTCGCACAAGTGAAACCCTCGCACCTCTACACCTACGGCTATAAAAAGAGTACCGTGCTGGTGTCACTGCTCAATGCCATCATCTTGCTGGTGGCCGTGGGATTCATCATCGCCGAATGTGTCGAGAAACTCCGCCACCCGCAACCGCTCGAAGGAAGTGCCATTGCCTGGATAGCCGGTATCGGGATTGTCGTCAACGGCCTCACGGCATGGCTGTTTTTCAAAGACCGTGCCCACGACCTCAACGTGAAAGGGGCATTCCTGCACATGGCTGCCGATACGCTGGTGAGCATCGGCGTACTCGTCTCGGGAGTCATCATCGCGCACACAGGGTGGTATATCATCGACCCCATCATAGGCCTGATAGTGGCCTTCATCATTCTGCTTTCGACATGGGATTTGCTGCACGACAGCATTAGGCTCTCGCTCGATGGAGTCCCCGCAGGCATCGACAGCGAAGAGATAGCCCGACTCCTGCTCAGCGACCCGCGTGTCGTCGAGGTGCACCACCTGCACATCTGGGCCATCAGCACGACACAAAACGCCCTGACGGCCCATATCGTCGTCGACTCGTTCGACGACACAGAATCACTGAAACACGACCTGAGACACCTCCTGCAAGAAAAAAACATACAACACGCCACATTCGAGCTCGAACGTCCCGGCGAGCATTGCCACGCCGACTGTTGCTAA
- a CDS encoding carboxypeptidase regulatory-like domain-containing protein produces MKKTMRLLSLFLSVLFITTACDKEEEYNVFGGVYGKISSADTKAAISGAQVMLSPGNITAVTGRDGSYEFVELEPGQYRLSVTASGYIENSRQVSVISGESVICDMQLTSEKSVSDVSLSTKSLQFGTTYNERDLVINNIGNSPISWQITNITVDWLSVSPSVGSTSVGKSSTVKVMIDRSKITKDVNTSFNVEAAGGSQSVQVFVSYKNTSSGNEGDETAEPDDEEDGTREDYSSASVSSGDSRIEAEIVSCKRSGSSVTLTYTLRNVSLGAINDFRIYTTNSNSLIMGGYRTVITDDDYTNYVTSNYTFNGVSQNQNYVLTSTFPERVKCQGTVVVKNFNASADKLTVILGIWPYDLYPDSLTDPRIYFENVPIY; encoded by the coding sequence ATGAAAAAAACAATGAGGCTGCTGAGCCTCTTTTTATCGGTGTTGTTTATCACAACTGCCTGTGATAAAGAAGAAGAATATAATGTATTCGGAGGCGTGTATGGAAAAATTTCATCTGCCGATACGAAAGCTGCAATTAGTGGAGCGCAGGTGATGCTATCACCCGGGAACATTACTGCCGTAACGGGGCGCGATGGTAGCTATGAGTTTGTCGAGCTTGAACCGGGCCAATATCGTCTGTCGGTAACGGCTTCGGGCTATATCGAGAATAGCCGGCAAGTATCGGTCATTTCCGGAGAGAGTGTGATATGTGACATGCAACTCACGTCCGAGAAATCTGTTTCCGATGTATCGCTTTCGACGAAATCGTTACAGTTTGGTACAACTTATAACGAGCGGGATTTGGTGATAAACAATATCGGAAATTCGCCCATTTCATGGCAGATAACGAACATTACGGTCGATTGGCTTAGTGTTTCTCCTTCTGTGGGGTCTACAAGTGTAGGTAAATCAAGTACGGTGAAAGTGATGATAGACCGTTCGAAAATCACGAAAGATGTCAATACCTCTTTTAATGTCGAGGCCGCCGGTGGGTCACAATCGGTGCAAGTGTTTGTGTCTTATAAAAATACGTCGTCGGGTAATGAGGGCGATGAAACCGCTGAACCGGACGATGAAGAAGATGGAACAAGAGAAGATTATAGCTCGGCAAGTGTGTCTTCGGGGGATAGTCGCATAGAAGCTGAGATTGTGAGTTGCAAGCGCAGTGGTTCTTCCGTAACACTTACTTATACGTTGAGAAATGTTTCGTTGGGCGCGATTAATGATTTCAGAATATATACGACAAATAGCAATTCTCTCATAATGGGCGGATATCGAACCGTTATTACGGATGATGATTACACCAATTATGTAACTTCAAATTATACATTTAACGGAGTCTCTCAAAACCAGAATTATGTACTGACCTCTACATTCCCCGAGAGGGTAAAATGTCAGGGAACGGTGGTTGTCAAAAATTTCAATGCTTCTGCCGATAAACTGACTGTGATTTTGGGTATATGGCCTTATGATTTGTATCCCGACTCTTTGACCGACCCGCGAATCTATTTTGAAAATGTTCCCATATATTAG